One region of Microbacterium rhizosphaerae genomic DNA includes:
- a CDS encoding helix-turn-helix domain-containing protein: MLEAIGLDDEHTAIYRLLLELPSADAAQIAAETGMPVDEVARLLVDLEGLGLAARQASSPERVVASPPSLALRPMLVESERRLTAAHAAFVQLSEIYRQGAALRAAPEVVDVVLGPDAVRQRIAQLQASASERVDVFVKSEVALLEAADNVEEERALGRGVRYRTIVETGVIERPGFLDAARAATAAGEEIRALPEVPTRLFLADGRLALLPMRPEGSNQVGGALLVHPSGLLDLVTAVFEAFWQSARPLFTADEEDAVSERELLSLLVVGLTDAAAAAQLGISVRTVQRRISDLSERAGVSSRFQLGVEAVRRGWL, from the coding sequence ATGCTCGAGGCCATCGGACTGGATGACGAGCACACGGCGATCTACCGCCTGCTCCTGGAACTGCCGTCGGCGGATGCAGCGCAGATCGCCGCGGAGACCGGCATGCCCGTCGACGAGGTCGCCCGCCTCCTGGTCGACCTGGAGGGCCTCGGACTCGCGGCCCGGCAGGCGTCCTCGCCCGAGCGGGTCGTCGCGTCGCCGCCGTCGCTCGCGCTGCGGCCGATGCTGGTCGAGAGCGAGCGCCGCCTCACGGCCGCGCACGCCGCGTTCGTGCAGCTGAGCGAGATCTACCGCCAGGGCGCGGCGCTGCGGGCGGCGCCGGAGGTCGTCGACGTCGTGCTGGGACCGGATGCGGTGCGCCAGCGCATCGCGCAGCTGCAGGCGTCCGCGTCCGAGCGCGTCGACGTGTTCGTCAAGAGCGAGGTGGCGCTGCTGGAGGCGGCGGACAACGTCGAGGAGGAGCGGGCGCTCGGGCGCGGGGTCCGCTACCGCACGATCGTGGAGACGGGGGTGATCGAGCGGCCCGGGTTCCTGGACGCCGCCCGCGCCGCGACGGCCGCGGGGGAGGAGATCCGCGCTCTGCCGGAGGTGCCGACGCGGCTGTTCCTGGCCGACGGCAGGCTCGCGCTGCTGCCGATGCGGCCGGAGGGGTCGAACCAGGTCGGCGGCGCTCTGCTCGTCCATCCGAGCGGCCTGCTGGACCTGGTGACCGCGGTGTTCGAGGCGTTCTGGCAGAGCGCTCGTCCCCTGTTCACCGCGGACGAGGAGGATGCGGTGTCCGAGCGCGAGCTCTTGTCGCTCCTCGTGGTCGGCCTCACGGATGCGGCCGCCGCCGCACAGCTCGGCATCAGCGTCCGCACGGTGCAGCGGCGCATCTCCGACCTCAGTGAGCGGGCGGGAGTGTCATCGCGGTTCCAGCTCGGCGTCGAGGCCGTCCGGCGAGGCTGGCTCTGA